The sequence ACATGTTACTCTTTGTAAGATTCAGAACCCGGTTTTCGCTTGCGTTAAATGAATGGCTCTTACCTCAAGCATCCAAGCGAATAAGACCAGTGCGCCCATGGACTGCATCATGTTGGTGTAATAGTTGAGGAGGGCTTGCTTGCAGCCCCGGGTCCACAggttcagctcctcggtctggaACTCGTAGCTGTAATGGGCCGAGTTGTTGGTGATCTGCTGCTGGATGCAAGGTCGAGGGGAGGCTGGATTGCAGCAGCTGAATGGGACCCCGTCCGTCAGGTACTTTCCATCAACATTGCTCCTCACgcggctgtggggggagggaaagaaaTAGCGGGACTGTGATTAGGGCTCAAAAGTCAACGAGGGCACATAAACCATGCCCATTGTATCTCCCCATCTCGTTCTTGAGTAATAAAAACTGAAGAATAAAATACCCGACTTCAGACTGAGGCAAACATTAACTCATCTCACCCACGGTCCCCTCATCCCACCACAACCCCCAGTGGGTTTCCCGCCTTTACTTACTCTTTCACCTCCTTGGAGCTGAagtccaggtatctgttgctgaTCCACTGGATCTCAAACCAGTCTCGGAATCCATTATTGCCACAGCAGCGAAATTCGATCTGAAGATGGTCGATGGTTTTTTTCATGAAGCAACGACCCGGAGTGTCGGTGTCCCGGTAATATTTCATGCCGTTCTTCAGACCCTTGGCCAGAGTATCCTCCAGATAAATCCTCATCAGGAAACAAAACACCACGGTGACGAATGTGAGGAAAGTGAAGAACAAACAGGCGGCCAGGTAGAACTTGAGGAAAGATTTCCACCGGGCGTACTTCGCCGGATCGAGGGAATCGTAGCAAAACTTGCCGCCGAAGCAGTTGATGGCACAGGCTAGGACCCCCACCAGGATGAGAGAATTGGGGACCAGGTGGCTCTCCTCGTTGTCCATCACCTCGCTTCGTTTCCTCAGCTCCACCTTAAGGAACAAACCCATGCCGAAGACAACGATTCCCGCCAGTACGCAGAACCAGTTCACGAGCCACAGCCCCTGAGCTAACTTGACCCGCTTCTGCAAGTTGAACTTGATTTTCAGAATGGCCATTTTCTATCACAACCCAAACCCGGTCAGTCGAATTGGAAAGAGTTGGCTTTGGGTGAATCAATAAGATTTGGGCACGGGTGCAGAAAGGGCAGGAGACAGTCCGCCTGAGATTAACTCAACCTTGTATCCCTCCATACTGACCACCCTGAAAGCAAATCTACAAATTGGCACACGGATCCTAGGGAAACTCTACGCGCTTCTCCAATGTGCCAAGccggagcttggggggggggggggggggtgggaaatcgTCCGCCTCTAAGCCTAACCTCGACGATCCTTTCCCCAGCCAGGGAGAAAACTCTTCCAGAATGCACCAGAGGAAATCTGAGGCTGCAAGACGTCACCTTAAGACCAGTAATAGGTTTTATCGCTAATCATTTGGAGAAAGCTCTGCCCGCCCCAGATGAGCGATTGAAATTAATCCGCATTTTTACCGTGTAATTGCTTTGCCCTCAAATTGTCAGCGATTGTACCTTCACCTGGACGTTTCCTTACGCTTGAAACGCCGGGCCCCTCGGGTGTTTCATGAAAATTATTTCAGATGGGAATGACTTTGTGGATTATTTATTATCGAATGCACTCTCCATGTGTTTCAGGTTTGCTCGTGGGGAATATAATGAACGCAAAACAAAAAGTGTCAACTTAATAAGCTAAGTAAGCTTAAATGTAGGCCAATGCCCTGGAATGAACACTGAGATCAAATATAAATAGATCTGTGCCAGTCGAGCTCTTATAAAGCTGTGGTCCGGATAATGTTCTACATGAAAGGTTGTGTTTAGAGAGGGGTTTTATGCAGGGCTAAAGATTCAGCAAGTGTTAATTTTTCAATCTTTGTACTTTCCTCAATTTCCGCATCCCTCTCCAATACAGTGATGACagcatttgcatttatattgcgctTTTAATTGAGTAAATCTTCTCAAGGCACAGTGAAATATTATTCCACAGGAGtcaacagaaggggggggggggggggggagcactcagTATAGTTATCTCTCTATCCCTCAACACAGTCTATAGTACATACTATAATGGGCATCGCCCACTATCCCGCTAAAGAATTTCTGTCTCTATCCAAGCCACATTTCCAAAGACCATATATTGGATAGTCAGTTTAAGAGTTCTTGAAATTATAGGCACCATGACCGTTTGGAGtccacccacaccccctgcaCAGCAACCACCATTCACGCCCCGCAATCTATTAACATACAGAAGTGTAAAAATAGGTCATGAGAATATTTCGCCATGTATTAAAAATAACATGTTAGAATATGCTACTTAAATGAAACTCCTTTGTGGGACCCCAGATTTCATGGGAGTGCTGGCTTGGGTGGTGTAGGCCTTGCATTGATTTGCCCTGACCTTGGGCTGAGTTTTGGCAGTACTGGGTGATATGTGTATTGCTGAGCCATATCACTGGAAGTGAAGCCAGATATAACTTTACCTCACATAACAAAGTTATGCGCATATCTCAGCAAGCAGCCTTTTACTATCTTACCCAAGCTGGTGAATCCCACATAGTGAATTGTCTCCCTGGTGCCATAATAAGGAACACAATGGAattcatgcagaaactctgggagAAAGAGGGACATTAGGCAGAAGTTGTCGTTTATGCCAGAACCaatgattaaaaaaaataaataggaTTCAGGTCTTGCAAAACAAGTGCCATTAGTTAGGAGATGGATTAAGAAGATATTCCTCAAAACAGTCAAATAAAATATTACCGGTATTACATACTAGATTTTACCAAATGATCAGAT comes from Scyliorhinus canicula chromosome 1, sScyCan1.1, whole genome shotgun sequence and encodes:
- the LOC119973936 gene encoding peripherin-2-like encodes the protein MAILKIKFNLQKRVKLAQGLWLVNWFCVLAGIVVFGMGLFLKVELRKRSEVMDNEESHLVPNSLILVGVLACAINCFGGKFCYDSLDPAKYARWKSFLKFYLAACLFFTFLTFVTVVFCFLMRIYLEDTLAKGLKNGMKYYRDTDTPGRCFMKKTIDHLQIEFRCCGNNGFRDWFEIQWISNRYLDFSSKEVKDRVRSNVDGKYLTDGVPFSCCNPASPRPCIQQQITNNSAHYSYEFQTEELNLWTRGCKQALLNYYTNMMQSMGALVLFAWMLEVAVMVGIQYLHTSLDSIANPEDPECESEGWLMEKGLKETFKSLLESIKELGKFNQVSTTEEGKKEEGTTVATVS